The Paenibacillus sp. 37 sequence CGTAATGCTTTTCGGTAGTTCGGTGCATGCAAGCGCATCAGTACTGGTCATTACAAAGGGAAGATCGATGCCAGGGATATTAACCTTGAAAATTTTGGAGCCTGTCGCAACGATGATATTGTTGGCTGAAATTTGGTAGTTAGTCTGCCCGTTTATCCTCACTTCATGTTTAGTCAAAAAAGAAGCTTGCCCTCGGATGATTTCTATTTCATTCTTTTCCATCAAATAATCAATTCCGGATATTAATTTTGCCTTAATCTCATCTTTACGACGAATAATCTGATGCATATCAACTTGAAGTTCCGTACCTGTGTTAATACCAAATAAAGATGATTGCTTGACATGATGACATATTTCAGCAGATTTAACCAATGATTTCGTCGGGATGCAACCTACATTTAAACAAGTGCCGCCCAATTCTTCTTTTTCAATTAATGTAACTTGTATTCCCTTTTTGGCTGCATAAATTGCGGATACATACCCACCTGGTCCTGCTCCAATAATCAATAGCTCCACTTTCTTAGTCATGACTGGATGTTTGAGTTCATTATCCTGCGTCTTAGATAATACCTCGTCTTCCAAAGCGGTTTCTAACGTGAACAACACTTGATTGGAGGAAATTTCTCCACCTTCTTCAAACAAAATATGGCTGATGGTACCCTCCGCAGTCGCTGTAACTTCTCGATTGCCTTTGCCTGTTTCAATTTCAACGAGTAAGTCTCCGAATGAAACCTTGTCCCCTAGTTGGAAATTGATGGTCCCGGCTTTTCCTTTTTTTCCTCCAGGAATCATTGACATTTTTATCTCCATGAAAATCAAGCTCCTTCACTACCAGAGAGGGATGGATAATCCCTTCTTAGCGCATATGTTAGTGTCTAACTACCCCGGATTGCACCAATTTAACTCCGTTGGCCAAGCAGTCTCCAACCGGACAAGTCTTCTCAATGAATGTTGCAAAAGCTTCTGCTTTTTCTTGACTTTCTGTTGTTTTAAAGTGCATTATAAAACGAATTTCCTGAAATCCGCTTCTTACATCTGCGAGCCCCATGAATCCATCCGGATCCAAGTCTCCTTCAAGCTCAACATACAATTCTTCATATGAAAAGTTGTACGCATCCGCAAAGGCAGCAGCAACGATGGACTGACATGCCCCAAGTGCACATAATAGCGCTTCGACCGGATTCATCCCTTTATCCGTTCCTCCTAAATCTTGGGGCTCATCCATCAAAATTTTAAAACCTCTGGATTGAGCCTCGACCTGTAAACCTTCAGGGAATTTTGTAGCGGTAGCTTTGAATGTAGTTAACATAACTATTCCTCCTCTTACTTTGTGAAAAGTATTACATTCTTTTCTTGTGAAAATAATAACAATCTTTTTGTTTAAAGTCAATACTTAGCTAAGTAATCTTTTATGGGCATAATCTCTCTTATTATTTCTCCCGGGTTCCCTATATCTATCTTCTTATACCTTTTTAGCATTAAACAGAATTATTGCCTTAGGTCTGAAAAACCTGTAATCTAATCCTTATGCAAACTATGTTCTTGTCGCTCGACAATGGATAAGTACGGCATAAGGTCTCTGCTGAATTTGCTCTGACTATCGCAATGCACATTATATTTACTTATATCCATAGAGGCATCTCCTTTTCAGATATAAAATCTGATTTAATTTTGTTATTAACAGTCACTATTATATTTCAATGTATTATGATGTATAGAACTAAATTAAGATTTCTACAATTGCCGACCTATTAAAACGAGCTCTTATAGAGTACTAAGAATGAACACATTGTACTTGGCAACTCCCTCAAACTGTACCATCTTGATTAACTAGGTATTCATTGAGGAGAGGGAATGCTTGATAATTCCTGTATAGAAATCCTGCTTTCCTAATTGAAAGACCCAGAAAAAGTTTATAAAATAGGACCGCTCCCAATTATGGTATTGGGAAGCGATCACGGCCTAAGCATATCATTATGTTCAGTCTACTTGAACGGCTATAATCATCTGCGAATCTTTCTAAATTAAGTTTAACCGTTCTTTACGTTTCCTTTCTCAATGCCTCTACGATACTTGTTTGGTTTAATCGATACATCGGCCAAGCTGTAGCAACGAGTGTTGTTGCTATGGCACCTGCACATGCAAGAACAACACTAGACCATGGAGTGGCCCAACCTACGTCGAAAGCACCTTTAAAGAGATGATGTATCCCATAGCTTAGTGCTATTCCGAGTATACTACCGTATAGCGCAGAGTAAAGGCCGTATAAAACGCCTTCCAACAGGATCATTTTCCCTACATTACGCTGTGTCATGCCGATAGCTTTGAGCACCGCAAATTCTTTGGTTCGCAGAATAAGATTGGTGCTGACGGTGTTAAGTATATTCAGGAACGCAATCAGGACAATGACACCCATAAAACCATACAAAAAGATCTTTGCGGTTGTCGCGTCGTTTTTGGCTTGGGCAAGTTGCTCCACCTTATCTGTGTAGCTGTAACCTGCATCTTTTTGGGGCAGGGTTTTGAGATAGTCCGTAATTGGTTTGTTGGAAATATCGGTTTTGGCAAGAATAAAGATTCTGGAGTACGTATCGTTCCCTGTAACCTTCTCTACGACTTCAGGCGTCGTTATGAATTCAATAATAGCACTCTCATTATAGCTGCTCGACAACAAGCCTTGATCAACAATTCCTGTTACCGTCAGTGTTGTGTAACCACGGCCCTTCTCGCCCAATTCCAAGCTACGTACTTTGATGTGATCCCCAACCTTGAGTTGGGTTTGATCCATAACAATCTGTCTTCCATCCTCTGTTATCATACTTAATTTCTGATTGACGATAACGCCATTTTCCCGGTTCATCTTCTCTTTGTCGATCTTACCAGCCGTTAGTCTGGGTTTCAGAGCATCGAGTCCATTATCTCCATAGGATTCAAGGTAATTGTTGTCTGTGCGGTACCCCCCTCCCTCTTCAACAGAATACATTCCCGGACGGAGTTCATAATACTTGGGATTAATTTTTTCTTTCGGAAAGATAGCCATCACTTGATTATTGTAATACGGATAGGCATGTTCAACGGCATCAAGCTTAACAATGTCAGAAAATACGGAATCATCGATCCGTTTGGAAGGTCCTTCATAGATAACCGAGTAGGAATAATTGGTACCTGATTGAGATGGTTGCCCCAACAAACCAGCTAGTCCGCTAAAAACAATAAATAGAATCATGCTGACCACTATGGAAAAGGCAGTGATGCGGAAGCGCTTTTTGTTCCGCCTGATGTTTCGATTAGCAAACTGTCCTTCGATACCCAACAGTTTCCCCAGCAGTTTTGATTTCCGGACAGATGTTACGTTCTCCACTTTCGTGCCTCCCGAGCTAAGCACCGCCTCAAGTGGAGATACCTTCGCTGCCAGTCTCGCAGGTCCGATAGCAGACAGATAAACAGTCAATAACCCCAACGCACCGGCTATGATCAAAATTGGTAGGGAGATGACCATTTGCATATCATTCAGAAATCCCAACGCCAAAAAGCTGATGTTGTAAAACAGAAGTTTCATAAAAACAGTTCCCATCAATAATCCAACAGGAATACCAATTAGACTCAGTATTGTAGCCTCTTTGAGAACCAATTTACGTATTTGTGATGGGGTAGCCCCAATGCACCGCAGCATTCCGAATTGCGAGGTCCGCTCCAGAACAGAAATATGAAACGTATTATATATCACTGCACTCGTACAACCCATAATAATAATGATGATTGCTGCGAATGCATATAACAAACTATGGTTTACACCTTCATAGGTGCTTTTACCAAACAACTTAAGCAGTTCATTATTATAATCGACACGAATATTTTTATATTGATTATCCTTATCCAGCGCTAAGGCAGAGCCTTGATCCACTTGCTCTAGCTTCAATGAAGATATCATCGCTTCCGTCTTTGCCTGAATCTGATTCATCGATTTCATTTTGACATAAATAAAATAATTTTTATCCGCATCGGTTTTCACATTATCTTCATACGTGATGGCTGGAAAGATGAAGCTGGAAGACCACGAAGCGTTACTACCTGTCTTCATAAATCCCACAATGGTGAATTCTCTCTCTTTTTGGGGACGAAAGCCTTCATCCAGATCCCAGCCAAAATCACCCAGACCATGGATAAGTTTGATCTCCCCGGTTGATGCGACAGTTCGTTCTCCCAGACTCAGGGTAATCGAATCTCCAAGCTTTGGTTTGGTCACAAAACGATCCAGGCCCCATGTCGAAAGAATAACTTCATGCGAATTCCTGGGGAGTCTGCCCGAATCCAGCTGAACCTGGAGCATGTTCATCGCATCGGCATCATAACCTTTGAGATTCAAATACCGATAAGGTGCAGCAAACGGGTTTTCCTTCTTTTCTTTCTCACTCGTTTTGCTGATGACCGAATAACCTTCTCTGCTAATGATTCCAGCACTCTCTACGGATGTGTTATTGACGACTTTTGAGACTGCTTCTCCCGGTAATCCGTTAAAAGAAACATGGTAATCCCCGTACTCTTGAACGGTTTGCCGAACCACCTTGTCTCTGAAGCTAAGGCCAATGGTTCCTATGGCTGTGAGTAGAGTCACAGACAAAATAATGCCAACGATCGTTAGTATTGATCTTTTTTTCTGCCCTAGTAAATATTTTTGGGTAAGACTGGTATATTTATTCACGATCTTTCACCCCTGTTTGCTGCAAGAGTGTACCATCTTTTATATTTACAACACGGTCCGCTCTCTGGGCCACATTCAAATCATGTGTGATCATAATCAAGGTTTGATTGTATTTTCTGACGGAGAAGGTAAGCAGATCCACAATCTCTTTACTGTTCTTGCTATCCAGATTGCCGGTTGGTTCATCCGCCAGAATAATCGATGGTTTATTGATTAATGCGCGTCCAATTGCAGTTCGCTGCTGTTGCCCGCCTGATAATTGGGACGGAAGGTGCTGCCTTCGATCGCTGAGTCCCAGCACGCTCAATAATTCCTCAAGATAACCCTCGTCCACATGTTTATTCTCAAGCAGCATCGGCAATTTAATGTTTTCTTCCGCAGTTAACACCGGGATCAGATTATACGATTGAAAAATAAAACCGATTTTGCGTCTTCTGAACACAGCTAGTTCATTTTCACTTTGAGAATACAGATCCATACCGTCAATAATGACTTGGCCACTTGTTGGTTGATCCACTCCCCCGAGCAGATGCAGCAATGAGCTTTTGCCAGATCCGCTGGCGCCCACGATCGCAACGAATTCTCCTTGATTGACGGACAGATTAACATCTCTCAATGCTTCCACCCTAGACTCAGCACTTCCGTATATTTTACATAAATGTTCGGTCTTCAAAATTTCCACCCTGTTGTACCTCCAGTTGTATGATTAACATTGCTTGATTGTCATTATAGGTGTGGAAGCTTACGTTGAAGTGAAGAAGAAGCTTACATTTTCGTAAGCTTCTTCTTAAGTCCACTCTTTTTTGAAAAACGAAATTCTGAATGTCGTTCCTTCTTGAGGCACACTCTCCACCGTAATGATCCCGTGTTGTTCCTCAATGATCGATTTGGTCAAAGCCAGACCAATCCCTATACTGTTGGGCTTGTTATGGTTCTTGCCTTTATAGAATCGTTTGAAAATATGAGGCATATCATCGGGATGTATACCTTCGCCGTTGTCCTGAATTATGATTGTATCAAACAGTGCGTTTTCCTCCAAATGGATTCGAACCTTCCCCTCTGGCGGGGTGTGTTCGAGTGCATTTTTTATCAAATTCATGACAGCTTCCTTAAGCCATTCTTCATCTGCCTGCACAAACGCATTCTCGCTTCCAAGGATGGTTATGTTTTGCCGCTTCTGGTCTGCTACTGTCCGGAGTGAATAGACAGCGCTCTCCACCATCTCCCTTAGCTCGATCCTTTCTTTACGAAATCCAATGGCTCCCGCTTCGACTCGTGCCAGCTTGAGCAGGCTGATGATGAGCCATTCCATTCGATCAAGCTGCTGCCGACTTCGTTCCAGAAACGTCATTCTCATTTCTTCTTTCATCCCGGGATCATTCAGCAGATTTTCATTGAACACTATCAGAGAAGACAGGGGTGTTTTGAGTTGGTGGGAAATGTCGGATAACAGATTGCGCAAGAAGGTTTTTTCCTGCTGGAGTAGCTCCAGGCTGTTAGTTAGTCTTTCAGCCATCGCATTGAAGCTCCGGCCAAGTGAGCCGAAGTCTCCATCCTCCGTCTCAGGCAGTTTTTTATCAAATTGCTGTTCCACAACCTGCTCGGCCGCATGGGAAATCGTTCTGACTTTCACAAAAAATTTACGATACTCCCACAGAAGCAATACCATGAGTGGGATCAGGAACAACAATACTTGAGTCGCTGTTTTTAAGGGTAATGCTAGTCCTGAAAGAGCCGGCTGATCTTCTAAAGACATACCCGCCTGATATCCGTATTGTGCAAGGATACGTTGCCCCTCAGTGATGTCATCGGTATGGGCTCCTTGGGTAACAAAGTGAATCACCTCATTCTCCAACTGGGGATCCTTCATCAACAAATGTCCGATTAGGGCGCTATTCTGATTCACGATAGTTGTATTGATGCTATCAACTTGATGCTGCATGTATAAAAACATCATAAACGACAAAAGAACTTGCAGAGCAAGTACTTTAATGGCGATAGATTTCCACTCTGGATTTCGCAAAACTTCGATCATGTTCATCTCCCTATAACTTCCACATTCCATTTATACCCGATCCCCCGAACGGTTACGATATATTGTGGTGCTGCAGGAATATCTTCGACTTTCTCTCTTAATCTGCGGATATGGACAGAGAGCGTATTATCATCAATGAAGTCGCCCGAGAGATCCCAGAGATGATTCAGAATTGAACTTCTGCTGCATATCTGCTTCGGATTAGAGATCAACATCAATAATAGTCGGTATTCAAGCGTCGTTAGTGTAATTTCACTATTGTTTTTGAGTACAGTTCCTTCTAAAATACGCACCTGGATGCTATCGGACATCCATAAGCTTGCTTCTTGTTTTCCCTTGTTGTTACGTCGTAATACGGCTTTAATTCGTGATATAAGTTCTTTGGTACGAACAGGCTTGGTTACATAGTCGTCTGCTCCGAGATCAAGCCCTGCGACCACGTTTGCTTCCTCATCCAAAGCCGTCAAAAAGATTATGGGCACTTGCGACGTTACCCTAATCTCACTGCACAGTTGATATCCCGATCCATCAGGCAAAGTGACATCCAACAAAATCAGATCGATCGTCTTTGCCTGCAGTGCCTGTCTGGCTTCTTCCAAGTTCCCCGCCACAACGACCTCATATCCTTCATTGGACAGTGTATATTGAATACCAAACACCAGATTTTCATCATCTTCTACGAGTAATAAGCGATTCATCGTACACCTCAGCTTATGCTATTTGAATTTATATTAATTTTGTTGATTATAGAGTTCCTGAGTCATTATACATCATTTGCGTTTCTAAGCTAAATTTATAATATCCACCATACTTAAAAGTAATTGCTATGATCCGACATTAATCAAAACATAAAATAGCCTTGCCACAGCGCTAAATGCAATTTGTAAGGTTAGTGATGTTCATAGGCGAGATGATTTCAACTACTGCCCTGCAGTTTCCTAATGAATTTTGAGTGTCAATATCTTTTGGCGTGAATTTTAGATAACAATTTAATCTATACTGGCACAATGTTTTTTCTTAAAACAAAAAGCCGCTATTTAGCGACTTAGAATGGTACTTAGCCCGCGATTTTTGTCGATTTCAATACATCTACCATCTCGGACTCAGCGGTTATCCTTCTGCGTGTGGTCAGCTCAGGGTTTAAATCGTCCTACCTTCAGTCAAGAGGGTACCTTTGTGCCATTGTACATTATCAGACAATTCAATTGTACACAAATCCTAAAAAAGCCTTAATCTTCGCAGGGTTTTGATGTGAAATAATGTTCTTGTCATCCGACATTATTTGTGTATTTATTTGTGAGATACCATTAAATTTATAGTAAATATTATCATTAAAGTTTATAATTGCAAGTCCCTGACCTACATGATGAAAAAAATGCCATGCGGAAACGACTTCGCAGCGAAAAGGTTACACCCTTTCGGTTCGTCAGATGAGCGAGTTAATTGGGTGTATTTAGGCAATTCAAAAACAATCGAGGTTTCTGGAGATTCCTGCTACTCTGCTTGCAAAAAGTAAGCCTGGAGGTCGGGCGGCTTTGCCTTGCGCACAACCGGCTTAAGAAAGCGGCAATGATGGTAAAACGCAAAGGGGACAAAGCAGGATTGAATTCTACTTCGTCCCGTTTGAGCATATCGGTGTTATTGTTCTTCACCGATATGCCGTTTAAGGGCCTTTTGGGACAGCCCCTTCTCGATAATCAAAGGAGGAATACGCCTCTTTTGTTATTTACATAATCAATGATATAGAGAGAACTGCGTTTTGAATCAAAAGATATGTGCCTTTCGTTTGCTCGAGAATCTATATAATTCACTTCACCTTAGCTACAAGATTCAATCCGTTTCCCATTGAGAGCTTCCCAGTCAATAAGCTTCATTATAAAAAAATCACTATTTGCGATTGAAACGCTTTACATGATCAGCACAAGATGGATTAATTTATAGCTCAATGTATATTAGCGTTACCGTCTTGTTCTGTGGATCCTATGGCTGCTTGACAGTAATAGTAATCGTTCCTCCGGACGGTCTCACCAGCCGCTTCGACCAGTACGGCGCTATGCTCCTATACGCCCGGCGCTGCGTCGTTGACAATATCTTTACTCTTACTTTCTAACTTCTCTAGTAAAGTTTGGTTTTCTTTGTCTGTTAATAACGTTTTTATTCATTAACTCAAAGTAGGAATTGACTTTAAATAAATAGGTAATGATTCGCTTGGGATGCTTGTCCAAGACAGTAACCGACACCACCAATTGTAACTTGGTCTATTAATCTTCACGCTGAATGCCCCATTAAATCCATGGACATTTGGCAAGCTACCAACTCGGCTCCTTGTGCAATGACGGACTCTATCAATTCTTCCAAATACGGAACATTATTATTAGTTCATAAGGCCACGAATAATTTTTGGACCAACACCAAGCATATTCATTTTGGACATGCCAAGCTTCTTGCTGCCACGCGGCAGCATCATTTCAAATATTCGGCCAATCATGGTTTTGGATACAGGCTGGATCAGATGCTTTAATGAGGTTGCAGCCGGATTTATTACTGAACTAAGGAGGTCTAAATTTTCGGTTCCAGGGGACGTTGGGATCATAGGATTTGATAATACAGAGGTGGCAAACTTAATGGATCTGACAACTATTCACTATCCTGTGGATCAGCAGTCAGAGAATGCAATTTTAATTCTGCAGAACATGCTTCATTCAACTGACAAAACATTGATTCCTCTGGAATATACTTTGATTGAAAGACTTACAACTTAGTGATTTCAAAAATATCAAAGAAAATTTATATATAAGTGCACTCACCTAACTACATTAATTAACCTGGCTACTTACATCGCAAAACTAAAAGCAGAACTTCCTTACTTGCTTAGACCACTTTCCTATTTTGCAGCAGCCATGGGCCTAGCTTTGATCTCTATCAGTTTTGCAGGAGTTGGTTTTCAATTTTTCGCTGCTCCACCAGGAAAACCGATTTCAGGTTGGTTTGCTGATTATCCGATGTTTGAAGCTACTTTCATGTCTTTACTGATCGCCATCACAGGTGTCGGAGCCTGTATCTTCCCATTCTTCTTAAAGGAGAACCCTAATCCTAAACTGGTGAATACCCTAAAGTATTTGTGGTAATTGTTGGTGTTGTTTTCGTT is a genomic window containing:
- a CDS encoding OsmC family protein; its protein translation is MLTTFKATATKFPEGLQVEAQSRGFKILMDEPQDLGGTDKGMNPVEALLCALGACQSIVAAAFADAYNFSYEELYVELEGDLDPDGFMGLADVRSGFQEIRFIMHFKTTESQEKAEAFATFIEKTCPVGDCLANGVKLVQSGVVRH
- a CDS encoding ABC transporter ATP-binding protein, producing MEILKTEHLCKIYGSAESRVEALRDVNLSVNQGEFVAIVGASGSGKSSLLHLLGGVDQPTSGQVIIDGMDLYSQSENELAVFRRRKIGFIFQSYNLIPVLTAEENIKLPMLLENKHVDEGYLEELLSVLGLSDRRQHLPSQLSGGQQQRTAIGRALINKPSIILADEPTGNLDSKNSKEIVDLLTFSVRKYNQTLIMITHDLNVAQRADRVVNIKDGTLLQQTGVKDRE
- a CDS encoding DsrE/DsrF/DrsH-like family protein — encoded protein: MEELIESVIAQGAELVACQMSMDLMGHSA
- a CDS encoding substrate-binding domain-containing protein, with translation MVLDTGWIRCFNEVAAGFITELRRSKFSVPGDVGIIGFDNTEVANLMDLTTIHYPVDQQSENAILILQNMLHSTDKTLIPLEYTLIERLTT
- a CDS encoding response regulator transcription factor; amino-acid sequence: MNRLLLVEDDENLVFGIQYTLSNEGYEVVVAGNLEEARQALQAKTIDLILLDVTLPDGSGYQLCSEIRVTSQVPIIFLTALDEEANVVAGLDLGADDYVTKPVRTKELISRIKAVLRRNNKGKQEASLWMSDSIQVRILEGTVLKNNSEITLTTLEYRLLLMLISNPKQICSRSSILNHLWDLSGDFIDDNTLSVHIRRLREKVEDIPAAPQYIVTVRGIGYKWNVEVIGR
- a CDS encoding ABC transporter permease, whose protein sequence is MNKYTSLTQKYLLGQKKRSILTIVGIILSVTLLTAIGTIGLSFRDKVVRQTVQEYGDYHVSFNGLPGEAVSKVVNNTSVESAGIISREGYSVISKTSEKEKKENPFAAPYRYLNLKGYDADAMNMLQVQLDSGRLPRNSHEVILSTWGLDRFVTKPKLGDSITLSLGERTVASTGEIKLIHGLGDFGWDLDEGFRPQKEREFTIVGFMKTGSNASWSSSFIFPAITYEDNVKTDADKNYFIYVKMKSMNQIQAKTEAMISSLKLEQVDQGSALALDKDNQYKNIRVDYNNELLKLFGKSTYEGVNHSLLYAFAAIIIIIMGCTSAVIYNTFHISVLERTSQFGMLRCIGATPSQIRKLVLKEATILSLIGIPVGLLMGTVFMKLLFYNISFLALGFLNDMQMVISLPILIIAGALGLLTVYLSAIGPARLAAKVSPLEAVLSSGGTKVENVTSVRKSKLLGKLLGIEGQFANRNIRRNKKRFRITAFSIVVSMILFIVFSGLAGLLGQPSQSGTNYSYSVIYEGPSKRIDDSVFSDIVKLDAVEHAYPYYNNQVMAIFPKEKINPKYYELRPGMYSVEEGGGYRTDNNYLESYGDNGLDALKPRLTAGKIDKEKMNRENGVIVNQKLSMITEDGRQIVMDQTQLKVGDHIKVRSLELGEKGRGYTTLTVTGIVDQGLLSSSYNESAIIEFITTPEVVEKVTGNDTYSRIFILAKTDISNKPITDYLKTLPQKDAGYSYTDKVEQLAQAKNDATTAKIFLYGFMGVIVLIAFLNILNTVSTNLILRTKEFAVLKAIGMTQRNVGKMILLEGVLYGLYSALYGSILGIALSYGIHHLFKGAFDVGWATPWSSVVLACAGAIATTLVATAWPMYRLNQTSIVEALRKET
- a CDS encoding sensor histidine kinase; the protein is MIEVLRNPEWKSIAIKVLALQVLLSFMMFLYMQHQVDSINTTIVNQNSALIGHLLMKDPQLENEVIHFVTQGAHTDDITEGQRILAQYGYQAGMSLEDQPALSGLALPLKTATQVLLFLIPLMVLLLWEYRKFFVKVRTISHAAEQVVEQQFDKKLPETEDGDFGSLGRSFNAMAERLTNSLELLQQEKTFLRNLLSDISHQLKTPLSSLIVFNENLLNDPGMKEEMRMTFLERSRQQLDRMEWLIISLLKLARVEAGAIGFRKERIELREMVESAVYSLRTVADQKRQNITILGSENAFVQADEEWLKEAVMNLIKNALEHTPPEGKVRIHLEENALFDTIIIQDNGEGIHPDDMPHIFKRFYKGKNHNKPNSIGIGLALTKSIIEEQHGIITVESVPQEGTTFRISFFKKEWT
- a CDS encoding DsrE/DsrF/DrsH-like family protein, whose product is MIGRIFEMMLPRGSKKLGMSKMNMLGVGPKIIRGLMN